The following is a genomic window from Rutidosis leptorrhynchoides isolate AG116_Rl617_1_P2 chromosome 8, CSIRO_AGI_Rlap_v1, whole genome shotgun sequence.
ttaatttaattaataaaaaaaaaaaagaaaaaaaagaatagGGGCGTACAGTAATAATTTCAAAAGCAGAGGACTGATATTCTTGAAAAAAATTGGATTTAAACTTAAGGTAGGGTTTTGTTACTGCTTTagcatcaaaataataataatccaCAATCTTCGAACGTCCCTCACAAAACAGCTTAAGCatctcaagggttttgctattgctTTCGAGTTTTCTGATGCCAAAAATGCGGTTGCGGTAACGCATTTGGACCACTCTAGACTTACGTTTAAAGGGCTCGGCGTCAAACTGTACCCCGTCCGAACATTCGAGATGCAAGGTAGTTAAGGATTTTCTATTGCTATCGCTAAATAAATGGCAATTGCAATCCCTATGGCCATCATATATCGGTACCTCGGACGAAGGAACCTCAAACACACGACGCGGCTTGTTTCCTGCTACAATCAATGGATCAATCAATCAAGTGAAGTTGTTGATAATGATAGAAAAAGTAATAATCGATATTCATTCATAAACAAGTAGTTAGTTGTATACAAAGAAAAGGAtcaaaacaaataaataattttgtatatcACGTGCTGCTGTTCTTTTCATATTCATAGGTGGCTATATGGATGGGTACCTACCTGTTCTTTTCATCTCTTTTTTGATTTGGGGGTTGGGTAAATCATGTGCACTTAATATATTTATCCAAATCCAGTACCaatatttaattattttactcaTCCTCAATTTCAATTATTTTAcatgacaacaacaacaacagataaTGGCTTTTGGCAATTCGTTATGTCAAACAATTTAGGTCATCTATGTACAAGTTCTATTTCTATTAAGTTATAATCAAACCtaacaatataataatttataatttatgaTTTATAATAATATTGCACCTTTTGTAGGGATTTTGCAATCTATCGCTGTTTTTCCTCCTTTATCCTTTGCTCCATCACACATATTTTCAATTCTGCCACAATCAATTTCATGTGTTTGTGAATCAACTAAACAACCGATAAGATTCAACAGAAAACTATTTTCGATCGATCGATAGTTCCTATAGAGAGAAACACAAAACTTTATAGtgttttggggaatcgatttcatgtgtttgtttgtttgtttatttagAATCAATGAATTAAAGGAACGTACCTGTTGTCCATCTGTGAAGATGAAGAAGAATCTTGTTGATCGAACGAACGAACGAACGattgatttagggttagggttagggttagggttagtgaATGAATGAAATTGCGGTTGCTTGCCGAACCGAATGACCCCAGGGTTTTCTACTTGTAGCATAATAACTGACCGGCTTGTAAACTTTCATCTATTGGGCTAAGGAAGTAGTTGGGCTAAATTGATTGTCTGGGcttataatatatatttttcttaAAGGCAAAATCACACACCTACCTAATACTAACACGAATATATACACCGCGAAATGTCCTAAAcatgactcgaaccctcaacctcaaggttgtaaggaTGACCTCGATACCGCCAAGTCGTTGACTCTGATTAAAACACTATATCTTTTCTTTTCTATTCTTACTTTCTTTTCTTTCTACTGTTactaattaaaacaaaaaaaatatacaaTTAATCTCTCTTGATCTCAAAAGTTGACTGTTTCGTACTAAAAAGTAAGGTAATGGGATTGTTGTTATCAGCGTTTGTCGGAGAACAAACATCCGACGACGGCGTTTCACCATCGGAAGAATTACAAGTCATTGAATTTCATTCTTCTAATCGCTGGCAACTTCACTACAATAATTCAAACCAATCACCTAAATTAATGGTGGTTGATTTCTCAACATCATGGTGTGGACCTTGTAAGATGTTAGAGCCTTTTGTTCGATCTCTCGCGTCTAAATATCCAGAGATCGATTTCATCAAAATCGATGTTGATGGATTACATGTTTTTGCTATTGAATTACCAGTATTTATCAAAATAAGTAGAGTATTTGTTAGGGTTATTTAGCTATTTGTCTGATTGATTGTGTTATGTTACTAACCTAATTTGAAAGTTAAGGATTAGGTTTTGTTATTTAGGTTCAATGACATTACTTGGATTCATATGATCATGTATTTATTTACAACCAAAATTGGGTTTACAAATCTACGCCCAATTAAGATTGAAGTTTTTATTTTTAGGGAAATTGCTAAGAAAGTAATAATAAAAGATATACATAACTAACTACAAGCTCTAAACTCACTAGTGTAAACAAATATACTTAACTCATTAGTGTAAACCAGTACATTACATTCGGGGACATTACATAAACCTTATCAGCAGCATTACATTCGGGGACACCGACTAAAATTAACGTTGTTCGTCCTCCTCATCATCATCAGCAGCAGATTTCTTCAAGTTTAGCCGATAGTAATAAGCAGAATTACTACAATGAAATCGCCACCATCGTCGTCGAAAAAAAAGTAAGTATGATTGGTAATATATAAGAAAAAAGTATAATAAGATAAAACTTGAAACATGATAAATAAACACCGAATAGAAAAGAGAAAAGAATACTCACGTGCGTCTTAAAAGGAAATGCGCTGTTAGCCATTGTCGTCTACAATACATTATATTGAATTCGAAAGAGTTAACACAATTAGGCAAGCAGGGTTTAtatgtagtagtagtaataataataataatgtaattaaaACATTTAACCATTAAAAAAAAAAGTGTAACGGTGGTATAGTAAACTCACCGTTCTTTATAGGATTGAAGGGAATGGAATTTCAGTTTTAATGAATTAACATCCCAATCtacaatgaatcaatcaatcaattcaatttgttaataaaaataataataataataataggaaaaaATTTTAACAACTGGGATTAAGAGAGATAAAAATAAGTATGCATTACCACCGAAGAAAAACTCCCCATAATTAAAGAGAGCCTGTTTCATAACATTAAATTTATCGTCACGATACTCTTTCAAGTTGATGAAAAAGAAGTTGTAAACGTCGTCCTCCGTCCATTTGGTGGTTAACAATTTATCAACTTCCATCATCAGAGGATGAAAGATGAGCATTAGTATCTCCAATTCGAAAGCAGCCTGAAATGAAAACAGAAAGTTATGAAGCAAActaatttaattaaaattaaaaaagaaaagaaaagaaaagaaaaagaatagGGGCGTACAGTAATAAGTTGAAAAGCAGAGGACCGATATTTTTGACAAAAATTGGAATGAAACACATTCAAGAGTTCTGCCAATTCTTTCACATCCCGATACGATAacgtattatcatcatttttattagcaGCAAAATAATCATCCGTTATCTTCGAATGTTCCTCACAAAACAGCTTAAGCatctcaagggttttgctattgctTTCGAGTTTTCTGATGCCAAAAATGCGGTTGCGGTAACGCATTTGGACCACTCTAGAGTTACGTTTAAAGGGCTCGGCGTCAAACTGTACCCCGTCCGAACATTCGAGATGCAAGGTAGTTAAGGATTCTCTATTGCTTTCGCTAAATAAATGGCAATTGCAATCCCTATGGCCATCATATATCGGTACCTCGGACGAAGGAACCTCAAACACACGACGCGGCTTGTTTCCTGCTACAATCAATGGATCAATCAATCAAGTCAAGTTGTTGATAATAATAGAAAAACGTAATATTCGATATTCATTCTTATTCAGCTCTTGATATATTCATAAGCTAGTAGTTAGTTGTATACAAAGAAAAGGAtgaaaacaaataaataattttgtatatatatcatGTGCTGCTGTGCTGTTCTTTTCATATTCATAGGTGGCTATATGGATGGGTACCTACCTGTTCTTTTCATCTCTTTTTTGGTTTGGGGGTTGGGTAAATCATGTGCACTTTACATATTTATCCAAATCCAAATCCAGTaccaatatttaattattattttactcatcctcaatttcaatttcaattattttacataacaacaacaacagataATGGCTTTTGGCAATTCGTTATGTCAAACAATTTAGGTCATCTATGTACAAGTTCTATTTCTATTAAGTTATAATCAaacctaataatataataattaataattaatattgcaCCTTTTGTAGGGATTTTTCCTCCTTTATCCTTTGCTCCATCACGCATATTTGAATTTCTGcaacaatcaatcaatcaatcaatcaatttgATGTATTTGTGAATAATTTAAAAGACCGATAAGATTCAACAGAAAACTGTTTTCGATCGATCCTATAGACAGAAACACAAAACTTTATAAcgttttggggaatcgatttcatgtgtttgtttgtttgtttgtttagaATCAATGAATTAAAGGAACGTATCTGTTGTTCATCTGAGAAGATGAAGAAGAGTCTTGTTGATCGAACGaacgatttagggttagggttagggttagggttagtgtAAGATTGTGTGGTTATTTGCCGAACCGAATGACTCCAGGGTTTTTTAATTGTAGGAAATTAACTTACGGCttgtaaattttttttataatcagCTATTGGGCTAATGGGCTAAGGAAGTAGTTGGGCTAAATTGATTGTCTGGGCTTATAATTTGTTCAATCActatatcttttcttttctttttactaTTAATTAAACAAAATGTACAACTAATCTCTCTTGATCTCAAAAGTTGACTGTTTTCGTACTAAAAAGTAAGGTAATGGGATCGTTGCTATCATCGTTTTTCGGCGGAGAACAAACATCCAACGATGGCGATTCACCATCGGAAGAATGTTAAGGATTAGGGTTTAGTTAATTAGGTTCAATGTCATTACTTGGATTCATATGATCATGTATTGATTTACAACTAAATTTGGGTTTACAAATCTACGCCCAATTAAGATTGAAGTTTTTATTTTTAGGGAAATCGCTAAGAAAGTAATAATAAAAGATATACATAACTAACTACAAGCCCTATACTTAACTCGTTAGTGTAAACAAATATATTTGACTTAGAAGTTTAAGATTTTTATAGGGTAACAGGCCAAACGTTGATGAGAACTACCACATAATCTGGCATGTACACGCAGTGGCGAATGCAAGGGTTATAGTGTGGGGTCACTAGTGTTGAATTTTTTTAATATCActtagaccactcccaaccatgacatacttcctcaaaaTTTTTCATTGcaacatcagctttctctctctacCTTCCTCACCACTTCCTCTCATAATACTCTCATAACACACCACTACCAACCATGACATATTACATCCTCATTACATACCccaaaaaattaattaaataaataaagttacAAGTAAAAAGGCTGTTAGTACATATCAATATTGCACAAGTGAAAAAGTTGCCGCCCTGAAAAATGCTTGGTGAAGAAATGTTCCAGCACGAAGCTACTTATGCTATGGAAGCATGCCCATAGCACATACAATGCTAATGGAGCCCTCCATAGCATGGCCGAAGCATACTTCATAGCATGAGCGAGAGTGGTCTTATATAGTAATTGTATAGGATACCCTCAATTTAAGGATAAGAGCCCATATATTTTTATAATTGATGGGTTTTCAAAAGTAAACAACTACTCTTTAGATTTTTTTACAAGGTA
Proteins encoded in this region:
- the LOC139861709 gene encoding uncharacterized protein isoform X2, with protein sequence MDNRNYRSIENSFLLNLIGCLVDSQTHEIDCGRIENMCDGAKDKGGKTAIDCKIPTKGNKPRRVFEVPSSEVPIYDGHRDCNCHLFSDSNRKSLTTLHLECSDGVQFDAEPFKRKSRVVQMRYRNRIFGIRKLESNSKTLEMLKLFCEGRSKIVDYYYFDAKAVTKPYLKFKSNFFQEYQSSAFEIITAAYELEINSLIFHPLMMEQVVKLFITKTEDEVYNFFFINLKEYRDDKFNVMKQALFSYGEFFRSDWDFNLLKLKFHSLQSYKERRQWLTAHFLLRRPNFAHYYRVNLKESAAAADENEN
- the LOC139861709 gene encoding uncharacterized protein isoform X1 gives rise to the protein MDNRNYRSIENSFLLNLIGCLVDSQTHEIDCGRIENMCDGAKDKGGKTAIDCKIPTKAGNKPRRVFEVPSSEVPIYDGHRDCNCHLFSDSNRKSLTTLHLECSDGVQFDAEPFKRKSRVVQMRYRNRIFGIRKLESNSKTLEMLKLFCEGRSKIVDYYYFDAKAVTKPYLKFKSNFFQEYQSSAFEIITAAYELEINSLIFHPLMMEQVVKLFITKTEDEVYNFFFINLKEYRDDKFNVMKQALFSYGEFFRSDWDFNLLKLKFHSLQSYKERRQWLTAHFLLRRPNFAHYYRVNLKESAAAADENEN
- the LOC139861709 gene encoding uncharacterized protein isoform X4, producing the protein MDNRIENMCDGAKDKGGKTAIDCKIPTKAGNKPRRVFEVPSSEVPIYDGHRDCNCHLFSDSNRKSLTTLHLECSDGVQFDAEPFKRKSRVVQMRYRNRIFGIRKLESNSKTLEMLKLFCEGRSKIVDYYYFDAKAVTKPYLKFKSNFFQEYQSSAFEIITAAYELEINSLIFHPLMMEQVVKLFITKTEDEVYNFFFINLKEYRDDKFNVMKQALFSYGEFFRSDWDFNLLKLKFHSLQSYKERRQWLTAHFLLRRPNFAHYYRVNLKESAAAADENEN
- the LOC139861711 gene encoding uncharacterized protein isoform X2, whose product is MNNRNSNMRDGAKDKGGKIPTKGNKPRRVFEVPSSEVPIYDGHRDCNCHLFSESNRESLTTLHLECSDGVQFDAEPFKRNSRVVQMRYRNRIFGIRKLESNSKTLEMLKLFCEEHSKITDDYFAANKNDDNTLSYRDVKELAELLNVFHSNFCQKYRSSAFQLITAAFELEILMLIFHPLMMEVDKLLTTKWTEDDVYNFFFINLKEYRDDKFNVMKQALFNYGEFFFGDWDVNSLKLKFHSLQSYKER
- the LOC139861711 gene encoding uncharacterized protein isoform X1 — encoded protein: MNNRNSNMRDGAKDKGGKIPTKAGNKPRRVFEVPSSEVPIYDGHRDCNCHLFSESNRESLTTLHLECSDGVQFDAEPFKRNSRVVQMRYRNRIFGIRKLESNSKTLEMLKLFCEEHSKITDDYFAANKNDDNTLSYRDVKELAELLNVFHSNFCQKYRSSAFQLITAAFELEILMLIFHPLMMEVDKLLTTKWTEDDVYNFFFINLKEYRDDKFNVMKQALFNYGEFFFGDWDVNSLKLKFHSLQSYKER
- the LOC139861709 gene encoding uncharacterized protein isoform X5, whose amino-acid sequence is MDNRIENMCDGAKDKGGKTAIDCKIPTKGNKPRRVFEVPSSEVPIYDGHRDCNCHLFSDSNRKSLTTLHLECSDGVQFDAEPFKRKSRVVQMRYRNRIFGIRKLESNSKTLEMLKLFCEGRSKIVDYYYFDAKAVTKPYLKFKSNFFQEYQSSAFEIITAAYELEINSLIFHPLMMEQVVKLFITKTEDEVYNFFFINLKEYRDDKFNVMKQALFSYGEFFRSDWDFNLLKLKFHSLQSYKERRQWLTAHFLLRRPNFAHYYRVNLKESAAAADENEN
- the LOC139861709 gene encoding uncharacterized protein isoform X3, which encodes MDNRNYRSIENSFLLNLIGCLVDSQTHEIDCGRIENMCDGAKDKGGKTAIDCKIPTKAGNKPRRVFEVPSSEVPIYDGHRDCNCHLFSDSNRKSLTTLHLECSDGVQFDAEPFKRKSRVVQMRYRNRIFGIRKLESNSKTLEMLKLFCEGRSKIVDYYYFDAKAVTKPYLKFKSNFFQEYQSSAFEIITAAYELEINSLIFHPLMMEQVVKLFITKTEDEVYNFFFINLKEYRDDKFNVMKQALFSYGEFFRSDWDFNLLKLKFHSLQSYKERRQWLTAHFLLRRPRDEIE